One segment of Manihot esculenta cultivar AM560-2 chromosome 4, M.esculenta_v8, whole genome shotgun sequence DNA contains the following:
- the LOC110613152 gene encoding protein HOTHEAD, whose product MASVGAVKLFLLSLVLWVYALSSCQGKQNFYPFGYPFIKKASTFSSSSSSSDSSSGGEIGYDYIVVGGGTAGCPLAATLSQNFRVLLLERGGVPFTNPNVSFLSNFHIGLADTSPTSASQYFISTDGVLNARARVLGGGSSINAGFYTRASTRFIQKVGWDEKLVNESYPWVEKQIVHRPKVAPWQVAVRNGLLDVGVSPFNGFTYDHIYGTKFGGTIFDRFGRRHTAAELLASANPQTLTVLVHATVQKLVFDTSGKRPKAVGVIFKDENGKEHQTFLANNPRSEIILSCGALGTPQMLMLSGIGPSDELKKMRIPLVLDNEFVGKGMADNPMNTIFVPTKRPVQQSLIQTVGITKFGVYIEASSGFGQSNDSIHCHHGIMSAEIGQLSTIPPKQRTQEAIQAYIKRKKDLPHEAFKGGFIIEKLANPISTGQLSLINTNVDDNPSVTFNYFSHPKDLQRCVEGIRMATKIVQSEHFTNVTQCDKETVDKILNMTVLSNVNLIPKHPNDTKSLEQFCKDTVITIWHYHGGCHVGKVVTPDYKVIGVQRLRIVDGSTFDESPGTNPQATVLMMGRYMGLKILRKRLGMEDGV is encoded by the exons ATGGCTTCTGTTGGGGCAGTGAAGCTCTTCCTTCTTTCcttggttttatgggtttacGCTCTCTCGTCCTGTCAAG GGAAGCAGAATTTTTACCCATTTGGATACCCATTTATCAAGAAAGCAAGCACTttctcatcatcatcatcatcatcagacTCATCAAGTGGTGGAGAGATTGGCTATGATTATATCGTAGTTGGTGGTGGAACAGCTGGGTGCCCTTTAGCTGCTACATTGTCCCAAAACTTCAGAGTTTTATTGCTTGAAAGAGGTGGTGTTCCTTTCACAAACCCAAATGTCTCATTTTTAAGCAACTTCCATATCGGTCTGGCTGATACTTCTCCAACTTCTGCTTCCCAATACTTCATTTCCACTGATGGAGTCCTCAATGCTAGGGCTAGGGTTTTGGGTGGTGGTAGTAGCATCAATGCTGGGTTCTACACAAGAGCAAGCACAAG GTTTATACAGAAAGTAGGCTGGGATGAAAAATTGGTGAATGAGTCGTATCCCTGGGTTGAGAAGCAAATTGTTCACAGGCCTAAGGTTGCCCCATGGCAGGTTGCTGTAAGGAACGGTCTATTGGATGTTGGGGTGTCACCTTTTAATGGATTCACATATGATCACATCTATGGAACCAAGTTTGGTGGTACCATTTTCGACCGGTTCGGTCGCCGGCATACTGCTGCAGAGCTGCTCGCCTCCGCGAATCCTCAGACGCTTACTGTCTTGGTACATGCCACAGTCCAAAAGCTTGTATTTGATACATCAG GGAAGCGTCCAAAGGCGGTGGGAGTCATATTTAAAGATGAAAATGGCAAGGAACACCAAACATTTCTAGCAAATAACCCAAGAAGTGAAATAATATTGTCCTGTGGAGCCCTTGGCACACCTCAAATGCTGATGCTAAGTGGCATTGGCCCAAGTGATGAACTTAAAAAGATGAGAATTCCATTAGTACTTGACAATGAATTTGTTGGGAAAGGCATGGCTGATAATCCCATGAACACCATTTTTGTTCCAACAAAAAGACCTGTTCAGCAATCCCTAATACAAACTGTAGGGATAACAAAGTTTGGTGTTTATATTGAAGCTAGCAGTGGATTTGGGCAGTCCAATGATAGTATTCACTGTCACCACGGAATCATGTCCGCAGAG ATAGGGCAGCTATCTACCATTCCTCCGAAGCAAAGAACACAGGAGGCCATTCAAGCATACATTAAAAGAAAGAAGGACCTACCCCATGAAGCATTCAAGGGAGGCTTCATTATTGAAAAGCTTGCCAACCCCATTTCGACCGGGCAGCTAAGCTTGATCAACACAAATGTTGATGATAACCCTTCTGTTACATTCAACTATTTCAGCCATCCTAAAGACCTGCAGCGCTGTGTTGAAGGGATTAGGATGGCTACAAAGATAGTTCAATCAGAGCACTTCACAAACGTCACACAATGTGATAAGGAGACTGTGGACAAGATTCTTAACATGACTGTTTTGTCTAATGTGAACCTTATACCTAAGCATCCCAACGACACAAAGTCCTTAGAGCAGTTCTGCAAAGACACAGTGATCACAATCTGGCACTATCATGGTGGGTGTCATGTCGGCAAGGTAGTGACCCCTGACTACAAAGTTATTGGTGTTCAAAGGCTTCGAATTGTCGATGGCTCCACATTTGATGAATCCCCTGGCACTAATCCTCAAGCCACAGTCTTGATGATGGGCAG GTACATGGGACTGAAGATTTTGAGAAAGAGACTAGGAATGGAAGATGGTGTTTAA
- the LOC110613763 gene encoding receptor-like serine/threonine-protein kinase ALE2 isoform X2, with amino-acid sequence MGIQIGIMLVIICVASCASSVLGSAEPAASPREAPPSFSRSRYGKLSTSPHVQASHISSSVDHFPSEAPPNTNKPSSIALPPSMSSIGSPAKMWMHGPADSPLISSNRNLHHHQHARNHHSAPGPSYLIPPPSYYQIGMILCPERSSIYLLLHIHHPAASPMGSNLKKMKAPPPSQILSLPPPPPNGDCASVTCTEPLTYTPPGTFCGCVWPIQVKLRLGVAIYSFFTLVTELAEEIAASVTLNHSQVRIMGANAASQQLEKSTVLINLVPQGVKFADNTALSIYKKFWNRQVLIKSSLFGSYEVLYVHYPGLPPSPPSPLSISTIDDEPYPGHDNNGITNKPLGVDVRRMRKDGLGGRMIAVIVFSSFSALVICMAIAWLFLLKRGNCVHQPQQVPHASMTSPAKPSGSAGPMIFGGNPSSSSMSFSPGAMTHTGPSKLFTLNDMERATNMFDSSRILGEGGFGVVYSGQLDDGRKVAVKVLKRDDQHGGREFLAEVEMLGRLHHRNLVKLIGICTEEHIRCLVYELIPNGSVESHLHGVDKETDPLNWDARMKIALGAARGLAYLHEDSSPRVIHRDFKSSNILLEHDFTPKVSDFGLARAAMEEENKHISTHVMGTFGYLAPEYAMTGHLLVKSDVYSYGVVLLELLTGRKSVDLSQPPGQENLVAYARPLLTNKEGLEAIIDPSIKFTVSFDTIVKVAAIASMCVQPEVSHRPFMGEVVQALKLVCNEFDETKVQRTSSQSYENHLTDADSKNMRVSDGIMEVSQSQIPLPLSTSGLLTGSVGLEGQEFGSFRRHSSSGPLRTGRRRQFWQRLRSLSRGSMSEHGFSLKLWSGTS; translated from the exons CTTCGTCAGTTCTTGGATCTGCAG AACCTGCTGCCTCTCCAAGAGAAGCTCCTCCAAGTTTCAGCAGGAGCAGATATGGAAAGCTGAGCACTTCACCACATGTCCAAGCATCCCACATTTCCTCTTCTGTTGATCATTTTCCAAGTGAAG CCCCGCCCAACACAAATAAGCCTTCAAGTATTGCACTTCCCCCTTCTATGTCATCAATTGGCAGTCCTGCAAAGATGTGGATGCATGGTCCTGCAGATTCACCTTTGATCTCAAGTAACAGaaatcttcatcatcatcagcaTGCAAGGAATCATCACAGTGCTCCTGGACCATCTTATTTGATTCCTCCCCCAAGTTACTATCAAATAGGCATGATTCTCTGCCCTGAAAGATCCTCCATCTATTTATTAT TGCACATTCATCATCCTGCAGCGTCTCCCATGGGTTCTAACTTGAAGAAGATGAAGGCCCCACCGCCATCACAAATTTTGTCTCTACCACCTCCACCTCCTAATGGAG ATTGTGCATCTGTCACATGCACAGAGCCACTAACATATACTCCTCCTGGGACATTTTGTGGATGTGTGTGGCCTATTCAAGTTAAACTGCGCCTTGGTGTTGCAATATACTCATTCTTTACTTTGGTTACAGAGCTGGCTGAGGAAATTGCAGCCAGTGTCACCTTAAACCACAGTCAGGTTCGCATTATGGGAGCCAATGCAGCCAGTCAACAGCTAGAAAAAAGCACTGTTCTCATCAACCTTGTACCGCAGGGAGTAAAATTTGCTGATAATACAGCATTATCAATCTACAAGAAATTCTGGAACAGACAGGTTCTCATAAAGTCTTCCCTCTTTGGTTCCTATGAAGTATTATATGTTCACTACCCAG GTCTTCCACCCTCTCCACCTTCACCTTTGAGCATTTCTACTATAGATGATGAACCATATCCTGGCCATGACAACAATGGAATAACAAATAAGCCTTTAGGAGTTGATGTAAGGAGGATGAGAAAAGATGGGCTTGGTGGAAGAATGATTGCTGTGATAGTTTTCTCCTCTTTCAGTGCCTTGGTTATATGTATGGCAATCGCCTGGCTTTTTCTGTTGAAAAGAGGAAATTGTGTTCATCAACCTCAGCAAGTTCCACATGCCTCAATGACCTCCCCTGCAAAACCATCAG GGTCTGCTGGGCCTATGATTTTTGGGGGCAATCCTAGTTCTTCATCAATGTCCTTCAGTCCTGGCGCCATGACACATACAGGACCTTCAAAGCTCTTCACCTTGAATGACATGGAGAGGGCCACCAATATGTTTGATTCTTCAAGGATCCTTGGAGAAGGTGGATTTGGGGTTGTGTACAGTGGCCAGTTAGATGATGGAAGGAAAGTGGCtgtgaaggttttgaagagaGATGATCAGCATGGTGGCCGAGAGTTCTTGGCAGAAGTTGAGATGCTTGGGCGGCTGCATCACAGAAACCTAGTTAAATTGATTGGTATTTGCACAGAGGAGCATATCCGCTGCCTAGTCTATGAACTTATCCCGAATGGAAGTGTTGAATCTCATTTACATG GAGTGGATAAGGAAACTGATCCACTAAACTGGGATGCGCGAATGAAGATTGCCCTTGGTGCAGCTCGAGGCCTAGCCTACCTCCATGAAGACTCAAGCCCTCGGGTTATACATCGAGATTTCAAGTCCAGTAACATCTTGTTAGAACATGATTTTACACCTAAAGTTTCAGATTTTGGATTAGCTCGAGcagcaatggaagaggaaaacAAACATATATCAACACATGTTATGGGAACTTTTGG TTACTTGGCTCCGGAGTATGCAATGACAGGACATCTTCTTGTGAAGAGTGATGTTTACAGCTATGGTGTAGTCCTCCTTGAGCTCTTAACTGGACGAAAATCAGTAGACTTGTCACAACCACCAGGTCAAGAAAATCTTGTTGCATATGCTCGTCCACTCCTCACAAACAAGGAAGGTTTAGAAGCAATTATTGATCCATCTATAAAGTTTACTGTCTCCTTTGATACTATAGTCAAAGTGGCAGCAATTGCATCAATGTGTGTACAACCGGAAGTGTCTCACCGCCCTTTCATGGGTGAAGTAGTTCAGGCCTTGAAGCTTGTCTGCAATGAATTTGATGAAACAAAAGTACAGCGAACAAGCAGTCAAAGCTATGAGAACCATCTTACCGATGCAGATAGCAAGAACATGAGAGTTTCAGATGGGATTATGGAAGTTTCACAATCCCAAATCCCACTGCCGTTATCAACATCTGGTTTGTTGACAGGATCGGTGGGACTTGAGGGGCAGGAATTTGGGTCTTTCAGAAGGCATTCTAGCTCAGGGCCTTTGAGAACAGGAAGGAGACGACAATTCTGGCAGAGATTAAGAAGTTTGTCTAGAGGCAGCATGAGTGAGCATGGTTTTTCTCTTAAATTATGGTCAGGAACCAGTTGA
- the LOC110613763 gene encoding receptor-like serine/threonine-protein kinase ALE2 isoform X1 yields MGIQIGIMLVIICVASCASSVLGSAEPAASPREAPPSFSRSRYGKLSTSPHVQASHISSSVDHFPSEAPPNTNKPSSIALPPSMSSIGSPAKMWMHGPADSPLISSNRNLHHHQHARNHHSAPGPSYLIPPPSYYQIAPSVPSFRSPSPSSMSWGSMPSALSPTASKSHFYMHIHHPAASPMGSNLKKMKAPPPSQILSLPPPPPNGDCASVTCTEPLTYTPPGTFCGCVWPIQVKLRLGVAIYSFFTLVTELAEEIAASVTLNHSQVRIMGANAASQQLEKSTVLINLVPQGVKFADNTALSIYKKFWNRQVLIKSSLFGSYEVLYVHYPGLPPSPPSPLSISTIDDEPYPGHDNNGITNKPLGVDVRRMRKDGLGGRMIAVIVFSSFSALVICMAIAWLFLLKRGNCVHQPQQVPHASMTSPAKPSGSAGPMIFGGNPSSSSMSFSPGAMTHTGPSKLFTLNDMERATNMFDSSRILGEGGFGVVYSGQLDDGRKVAVKVLKRDDQHGGREFLAEVEMLGRLHHRNLVKLIGICTEEHIRCLVYELIPNGSVESHLHGVDKETDPLNWDARMKIALGAARGLAYLHEDSSPRVIHRDFKSSNILLEHDFTPKVSDFGLARAAMEEENKHISTHVMGTFGYLAPEYAMTGHLLVKSDVYSYGVVLLELLTGRKSVDLSQPPGQENLVAYARPLLTNKEGLEAIIDPSIKFTVSFDTIVKVAAIASMCVQPEVSHRPFMGEVVQALKLVCNEFDETKVQRTSSQSYENHLTDADSKNMRVSDGIMEVSQSQIPLPLSTSGLLTGSVGLEGQEFGSFRRHSSSGPLRTGRRRQFWQRLRSLSRGSMSEHGFSLKLWSGTS; encoded by the exons CTTCGTCAGTTCTTGGATCTGCAG AACCTGCTGCCTCTCCAAGAGAAGCTCCTCCAAGTTTCAGCAGGAGCAGATATGGAAAGCTGAGCACTTCACCACATGTCCAAGCATCCCACATTTCCTCTTCTGTTGATCATTTTCCAAGTGAAG CCCCGCCCAACACAAATAAGCCTTCAAGTATTGCACTTCCCCCTTCTATGTCATCAATTGGCAGTCCTGCAAAGATGTGGATGCATGGTCCTGCAGATTCACCTTTGATCTCAAGTAACAGaaatcttcatcatcatcagcaTGCAAGGAATCATCACAGTGCTCCTGGACCATCTTATTTGATTCCTCCCCCAAGTTACTATCAAATAG CCCCTTCAGTCCCTTCGTTCCGCTCTCCATCTCCTTCGTCAATGAGCTGGGGTTCTATGCCATCTGCATTATCACCAACTGCCTCAAAGAGCCATTTTTATA TGCACATTCATCATCCTGCAGCGTCTCCCATGGGTTCTAACTTGAAGAAGATGAAGGCCCCACCGCCATCACAAATTTTGTCTCTACCACCTCCACCTCCTAATGGAG ATTGTGCATCTGTCACATGCACAGAGCCACTAACATATACTCCTCCTGGGACATTTTGTGGATGTGTGTGGCCTATTCAAGTTAAACTGCGCCTTGGTGTTGCAATATACTCATTCTTTACTTTGGTTACAGAGCTGGCTGAGGAAATTGCAGCCAGTGTCACCTTAAACCACAGTCAGGTTCGCATTATGGGAGCCAATGCAGCCAGTCAACAGCTAGAAAAAAGCACTGTTCTCATCAACCTTGTACCGCAGGGAGTAAAATTTGCTGATAATACAGCATTATCAATCTACAAGAAATTCTGGAACAGACAGGTTCTCATAAAGTCTTCCCTCTTTGGTTCCTATGAAGTATTATATGTTCACTACCCAG GTCTTCCACCCTCTCCACCTTCACCTTTGAGCATTTCTACTATAGATGATGAACCATATCCTGGCCATGACAACAATGGAATAACAAATAAGCCTTTAGGAGTTGATGTAAGGAGGATGAGAAAAGATGGGCTTGGTGGAAGAATGATTGCTGTGATAGTTTTCTCCTCTTTCAGTGCCTTGGTTATATGTATGGCAATCGCCTGGCTTTTTCTGTTGAAAAGAGGAAATTGTGTTCATCAACCTCAGCAAGTTCCACATGCCTCAATGACCTCCCCTGCAAAACCATCAG GGTCTGCTGGGCCTATGATTTTTGGGGGCAATCCTAGTTCTTCATCAATGTCCTTCAGTCCTGGCGCCATGACACATACAGGACCTTCAAAGCTCTTCACCTTGAATGACATGGAGAGGGCCACCAATATGTTTGATTCTTCAAGGATCCTTGGAGAAGGTGGATTTGGGGTTGTGTACAGTGGCCAGTTAGATGATGGAAGGAAAGTGGCtgtgaaggttttgaagagaGATGATCAGCATGGTGGCCGAGAGTTCTTGGCAGAAGTTGAGATGCTTGGGCGGCTGCATCACAGAAACCTAGTTAAATTGATTGGTATTTGCACAGAGGAGCATATCCGCTGCCTAGTCTATGAACTTATCCCGAATGGAAGTGTTGAATCTCATTTACATG GAGTGGATAAGGAAACTGATCCACTAAACTGGGATGCGCGAATGAAGATTGCCCTTGGTGCAGCTCGAGGCCTAGCCTACCTCCATGAAGACTCAAGCCCTCGGGTTATACATCGAGATTTCAAGTCCAGTAACATCTTGTTAGAACATGATTTTACACCTAAAGTTTCAGATTTTGGATTAGCTCGAGcagcaatggaagaggaaaacAAACATATATCAACACATGTTATGGGAACTTTTGG TTACTTGGCTCCGGAGTATGCAATGACAGGACATCTTCTTGTGAAGAGTGATGTTTACAGCTATGGTGTAGTCCTCCTTGAGCTCTTAACTGGACGAAAATCAGTAGACTTGTCACAACCACCAGGTCAAGAAAATCTTGTTGCATATGCTCGTCCACTCCTCACAAACAAGGAAGGTTTAGAAGCAATTATTGATCCATCTATAAAGTTTACTGTCTCCTTTGATACTATAGTCAAAGTGGCAGCAATTGCATCAATGTGTGTACAACCGGAAGTGTCTCACCGCCCTTTCATGGGTGAAGTAGTTCAGGCCTTGAAGCTTGTCTGCAATGAATTTGATGAAACAAAAGTACAGCGAACAAGCAGTCAAAGCTATGAGAACCATCTTACCGATGCAGATAGCAAGAACATGAGAGTTTCAGATGGGATTATGGAAGTTTCACAATCCCAAATCCCACTGCCGTTATCAACATCTGGTTTGTTGACAGGATCGGTGGGACTTGAGGGGCAGGAATTTGGGTCTTTCAGAAGGCATTCTAGCTCAGGGCCTTTGAGAACAGGAAGGAGACGACAATTCTGGCAGAGATTAAGAAGTTTGTCTAGAGGCAGCATGAGTGAGCATGGTTTTTCTCTTAAATTATGGTCAGGAACCAGTTGA